The following coding sequences lie in one Labrus bergylta chromosome 5, fLabBer1.1, whole genome shotgun sequence genomic window:
- the LOC109975212 gene encoding odorant receptor 131-2-like, which produces MSVMLNSTPSGALDLLLSVGNSSSTLTGGAVAVSKESFSSTLTKNIVAMLVWLTLSIINGSMVHTFLRHSLFFENPRYIMFICMVINDALQLTLVTALYVLSYIFRKIHASVCGLLIMTAVLTTRSTPLILAGMAVERYIAICFPLHYGHMCTVPRTLLLIGVILVLTATPPLTDLLITIVHEPPSFFHNAIFCDHPLLFRHRSVYYKNCVFDGVYLSFVALALLYTYCKIMLTAHAVSTGLASVKRARNTVLLHGAQLLLCMLAFVVPSLQAALISLFPRFGVEIRYIFFLVVYIIPRFLSPVIYGFRDELFRKYWTRYLTCGSRSVVRVHPGLPKVNL; this is translated from the exons ATGTCGGTGATGCTGAACTCGACCCCCTCCGGCGCTCTGGACCTGCTGCTGAGCGTCGGTAACAGCAGCTCCACGCTGACAGGGGGCGCTGTGGCGGTGTCCAAAGAAAGCTTCTCCAGCACTCTCACCAAGAACATTGTGGCCATGCTGGTATGGCTGACCCTCAGCATCATCAACGGCAGCATGGTGCACACCTTCCTCagacacag TCTGTTCTTCGAGAACCCTCGTTACATCATGTTCATCTGCATGGTGATCAACGACGCCCTGCAGCTCACCCTGGTGACCGCTCTGTACGTGCTCAGCTACATCTTCAGGAAGATCCACGCCTCCGTCTGCGGCCTGCTG ATCATGACGGCCGTCCTCACCACCCGCTCCACGCCTCTCATCCTGGCCGGCATGGCGGTGGAGCGCTACATCGCCATCTGCTTCCCCTTACATTACGGCCACATGTGCACCGTCCCCCGCACCCTCCTCCTCATCGGGGTCATCCTCGTCCTCACGGCCACGCCGCCGCTCACCGACCTCCTCATCACCATCGTCCACGAGCCCCCGAGCTTCTTCCACAACGCCATCTTCTGTGACCACCCGCTCCTGTTCCGCCACCGCTCCGTCTACTACAAGAACTGCGTGTTTGACGGCGTCTACCTGTCCTTCGTCGCCCTCGCGCTGCTCTACACCTACTGCAAGATCATGCTGACCGCCCACGCCGTCTCCACCGGGCTCGCCTCCGTGAAGCGAGCCAGGAACACGGTGCTGCTGCACGGCGCGCAG ctgctgctgtgcaTGCTGGCGTTCGTGGTCCCCTCCCTGCAGGCcgctctcatctctctcttccCGCGCTTCGGCGTGGAGATCCGTTACATCTTCTTCCTGGTTGTCTACATCATCCCTCGCTTCCTGAGCCCGGTCATTTACGGCTTCAGGGACGAGCTGTTCAGGAAGTACTGGACCCGGTACCTGACCTGCGGGAGCCGGAGTGTGGTCAGGGTCCACCCGGGGTTACCGAAGGTCAACCTGTAG
- the LOC110006130 gene encoding LOW QUALITY PROTEIN: angiopoietin-1-like (The sequence of the model RefSeq protein was modified relative to this genomic sequence to represent the inferred CDS: deleted 1 base in 1 codon): MKPGVPDVPPHVVHNQTATMLEIGTNLLTHTAEQTRKLNVVEAKVLNQTSRIEIQLLENSLSTNKLEKEMLLQTTEISRLRDKNSRLESKVQMLESLQKGELEDMREEKNRLQSVVSTQMTAIESLERQLRVASINNTALQRQQAQIMESVHTLINMVATTGLLPGSQMWKDCADAYKAGHSDSGLYQIYINNRTEPVQVFCDMETGGGGWTVFQRRFNGSVDFQRSWKEYKMGFGDVLGEHWLGNEALYLLNSQGQYSMRVELMDWEGNPAHAYYDRFTLTSEIQQYRLYLRGYSGTAGRQSSLATNGISFSTRDQDNDNCDHCKCALMLTGGWWFDACGFSNLNGIYYTVGHNIRKLNGIKWHHFRGPSYSLRSTSMMIRPYDF; this comes from the exons ATGAAGCCAGGCGTCCCCGACGTACCTCCACACGTCGTTCACAATCAaacagccaccatgctggagaTCGGAACgaacctcctcacacacacggCC GAGCAGACGCGCAAACTCAACGTGGTGGAGGCCAAG GTGCTGAACCAGACGTCTCGCATTGAGATCCAGCTGCTGGAGAATTCTCTGTCCACCAACAAGCTGGAGAAGGAGATGCTGCTGCAGACCACCGAGATCAGCCGACTACGAGACAAGAacag tCGTTTGGAGAGTAAAGTTCAGATGTTGGAGTCCCTGCAGAAAGGAGAGCTAGAAGACATGAGGGAGGAGAAGAACAGGCTGCAG tctGTGGTCAGTACTCAGATGACGGCCATCGAGTCTTTAGAGAGGCAGCTGAGAGTCGCCAGCATCAACAACACCGCTCTGCAGAGGCAGCAGGCTCAGATCATGGAGTCAGTCCACACACTCATTAACATGGTGGCTactacag GGTTACTTCCTGGAAGCCAGATGTGGAAAGACTGTGCAGATGCTTACAAGGCCGGTCACTCTGACAGTGGCCTGTATCAGATCTATATCAACAACAGGACTGAACCTGTGCAG GTGTTCTGTGACATGGAGACAGGTGGAGGCGGCTGGACGGTCTTCCAGCGAAGGTTTAATGGCAGCGTGGACTTCCAGAGAAGCTGGAAGGAGTACAAAATG GGTTTTGGGGATGTGTTAGGGGAACACTGGCTGGGTAATGAAGCTTTGTACCTGCTGAACAGTCAGGGTCAGTACTCTATGAGAGTGGAGCTGATGGACTGGGAGGGAAACCCCGCTCATGCCTACTACGACCGGTTTACACTGACCAGTGAGATACAGCAGTACAG GTTGTATCTGAGAGGTTACAGTGGCACAGCAGGGAGGCAGAGCAGCCTGGCAACCAATGGGATCAGCTTCAGCACCCGAGACCAAGACAACGATAACTGTGACCACTGCAAGTGTGCCCTGATGCTCACTGGAG GTTGGTGGTTCGATGCCTGTGGTTTCTCCAACCTGAACGGTATTTACTACACTGTTGGTCACAACATCAGGAAGCTGAATGGCATCAAGTGGCACCACTTCAGAGGACCCAGCTACTCCCTGCGCTCCACCTCCATGATGATTCGACCATATGACTTCTAA